From Arcticibacter tournemirensis, one genomic window encodes:
- a CDS encoding HisA/HisF-related TIM barrel protein gives MYIIPAIDILDKKVVRLREGNYEQATFYDVTLEEMIEKYQSNGTEFVHIIDLNGAKGDFSNQEYLFDIIHKTDMKVQYGGGVRSIEMVKELIAAGIHRVIVGTQAITNPDFLTQLSKAVCGKEQCSDQVVVAIDVLDEVIKYSGWMESSPIRLMDYVDSCLNLGFFRFLCTDINKDGKLAGAGLDLYKKLMEHSPFIKLIASGGISSMDDIKALQEIKVEACVVGKAIYEGHITIEEIQDWNLKSLISF, from the coding sequence ATGTACATCATCCCGGCAATTGATATTCTGGACAAAAAAGTTGTCCGTTTACGTGAAGGAAACTACGAGCAGGCTACATTTTACGATGTAACATTGGAAGAAATGATAGAGAAGTACCAGTCAAATGGTACCGAATTTGTCCATATAATCGATTTAAACGGCGCGAAAGGCGACTTTAGTAATCAGGAATACCTTTTTGATATTATTCACAAAACCGACATGAAAGTTCAGTATGGCGGCGGTGTTCGTAGTATAGAAATGGTTAAAGAATTGATTGCCGCAGGCATACACCGGGTAATCGTAGGAACTCAGGCAATTACCAACCCGGATTTTCTCACGCAACTAAGCAAGGCGGTGTGCGGCAAAGAACAGTGCTCGGACCAGGTTGTAGTAGCTATCGACGTTTTAGATGAAGTCATTAAATATTCGGGCTGGATGGAAAGCTCCCCAATAAGACTAATGGACTACGTGGATTCCTGCCTGAACCTCGGCTTCTTCAGATTTCTTTGCACCGACATTAATAAAGATGGAAAACTTGCCGGCGCGGGTCTAGACTTATATAAAAAGTTAATGGAACATTCTCCCTTTATTAAGTTGATAGCTTCAGGAGGGATTAGCTCAATGGATGATATAAAGGCGTTACAGGAAATTAAAGTTGAAGCGTGTGTTGTAGGGAAAGCCATCTATGAAGGTCATATCACGATAGAGGAAATTCAGGACTGGAACCTCAAATCGCTGATCTCGTTTTAG
- the hisH gene encoding imidazole glycerol phosphate synthase subunit HisH — MTEDNNEQMTPASGNTSTIGIISYGAGNIFSLTAALERQNIQYGMIYSPDDFEKYDRYIIPGVGHAGAAMEKLTESGMVEKIKSTTRPVLGICVGMQLLTQFSEEGMADLLNIAPVKTLHFTEDLKIKVPHTGWNKVCLQFENELFKHIQNGTYFYFVHSYFIEFNSTFTLAFSEYGLKFSAALKKNNFYGVQFHPEKSGEAGELILKNFSEL, encoded by the coding sequence ATGACTGAAGACAACAACGAACAGATGACTCCTGCAAGCGGAAATACTAGTACCATAGGAATTATCAGTTATGGTGCAGGCAACATTTTTTCGTTGACGGCCGCGCTGGAAAGACAGAACATTCAATATGGAATGATTTATTCGCCGGACGACTTTGAGAAGTACGATCGTTATATCATTCCTGGCGTTGGTCACGCAGGCGCAGCAATGGAAAAACTAACAGAAAGCGGCATGGTTGAAAAAATAAAATCAACAACCCGTCCTGTACTCGGCATCTGTGTAGGAATGCAGCTGCTCACTCAATTTTCTGAAGAAGGGATGGCTGATCTTCTTAATATTGCTCCTGTTAAAACACTTCACTTTACAGAGGATCTGAAAATTAAAGTTCCGCATACAGGATGGAATAAAGTTTGCTTGCAATTTGAGAATGAATTATTTAAGCATATTCAGAATGGAACTTACTTTTATTTTGTACATTCCTATTTTATTGAATTTAATTCTACATTTACACTCGCTTTTTCAGAGTACGGCTTGAAATTTTCTGCTGCGTTGAAAAAAAACAATTTTTACGGTGTTCAGTTTCATCCTGAGAAATCCGGTGAAGCTGGAGAACTGATACTTAAAAACTTTTCAGAACTATAG
- the hisB gene encoding bifunctional histidinol-phosphatase/imidazoleglycerol-phosphate dehydratase HisB: protein MTNNLDTSVNTKKKVLFIDRDGTMILEPDDYQVDSFSKLQFYPECFKYLSKISEELNYDLVMVTNQDGLGTSSHPEENFWPVHNFIIKSFENEGVYFKEVLIDRTFPHENAPTRKPGTALLLHYLDTTKYDMADSYVIGDRITDVVLARNLGAKAIWLKQDITLGADEIEEKAAELGTCLALETTSWKDIYEFLKAGKREIEHRRTTKETDIYIKVNLDGKGNAKISTGLHFFDHMLEQIARHGSIDLEIVAKGDLHIDEHHTIEDTGITLGEAIAKALGDKRGIERYGFCLPMDDCLAQVAIDFGGRNWIVWDAEFKREKVGEMPTEMFFHFFKSFSDAAKCNLNIKAEGDNEHHKIEAIFKVFAKTIKMAVKRDVNNMQLPSTKGLL from the coding sequence ATGACAAACAACCTGGACACAAGCGTTAACACCAAAAAGAAGGTATTATTCATCGACCGCGACGGAACGATGATTCTGGAGCCGGATGATTATCAGGTAGACTCGTTCAGCAAGCTCCAATTCTATCCTGAGTGTTTTAAATACCTGTCAAAAATATCTGAAGAGCTAAATTACGACCTGGTAATGGTAACGAACCAGGATGGATTAGGGACGAGTTCACATCCTGAAGAAAATTTCTGGCCTGTACACAACTTCATTATAAAATCCTTTGAAAACGAAGGTGTTTATTTCAAGGAAGTACTAATTGACCGGACGTTCCCACACGAAAATGCCCCTACCCGGAAACCGGGGACTGCACTCTTATTACACTACCTCGACACAACGAAATACGACATGGCTGATTCCTATGTCATAGGCGACCGGATCACTGATGTAGTGCTTGCCAGGAACCTGGGAGCCAAGGCTATATGGCTTAAGCAGGATATAACACTTGGAGCTGACGAAATAGAGGAGAAAGCGGCGGAACTGGGAACCTGCCTGGCATTGGAAACAACATCGTGGAAGGATATCTACGAATTCCTCAAGGCAGGGAAAAGAGAAATAGAACACAGACGCACCACCAAAGAGACTGACATCTATATAAAAGTCAATCTTGACGGCAAGGGAAACGCAAAAATTTCTACCGGCCTACATTTTTTTGATCATATGCTCGAACAAATTGCACGGCACGGAAGTATAGATTTGGAAATCGTTGCAAAGGGAGACCTTCATATTGATGAACATCATACTATTGAAGACACAGGTATAACCCTTGGCGAAGCTATTGCCAAAGCATTGGGAGACAAACGTGGAATTGAGCGATATGGGTTCTGCCTTCCGATGGACGACTGTCTTGCCCAGGTGGCGATTGACTTTGGCGGGAGAAACTGGATCGTGTGGGACGCGGAATTTAAACGGGAAAAGGTTGGAGAGATGCCTACAGAGATGTTCTTTCACTTTTTCAAGTCGTTTAGCGATGCAGCGAAGTGCAACTTGAATATTAAAGCCGAAGGCGACAATGAGCATCATAAAATAGAAGCTATCTTTAAGGTGTTTGCCAAGACAATAAAAATGGCGGTTAAACGCGACGTAAATAACATGCAGTTACCCAGTACAAAGGGTTTGTTATAG
- the hisC gene encoding histidinol-phosphate transaminase: MKFDLNNILRTNIKNLVPYSSARDEFQGEASVFLDANENSFGSPLDTPYNRYPDPLQYVVKKRLSEIKGVPPQNIFLGNGSDEAIDILFRAFCRPGIDNVITLPPTYGMYEVSANINDVAVKKVPLTVNYQLNLEGIAEAIDPNTKIIFICSPNNPTANSLYREDIETVLANFQGLVVIDEAYINYSKQKTFIQELTEYSNLVILQTLSKAWGLAGLRIGMAFASEEIIGVFNKVKPPYNINQASQELALDALNNVEKVNEWIRETIQQRETLSAQLMLMPFVEKIYPSDANFILVKTTNARAIYEFLVQHGIIVRDRSKVILCEGCLRITIGTPEENTILSETLKKFQD; the protein is encoded by the coding sequence ATGAAATTTGATTTAAACAACATACTGAGAACGAACATAAAAAACCTGGTTCCGTACTCATCTGCCAGAGACGAGTTTCAGGGAGAAGCATCGGTATTCCTTGATGCTAACGAGAACAGCTTTGGATCACCCCTGGATACACCATATAACCGTTACCCCGACCCTCTTCAATACGTGGTAAAAAAACGGCTGAGTGAAATAAAGGGAGTCCCGCCGCAGAATATTTTTCTGGGAAATGGCAGCGATGAAGCTATAGATATCCTGTTCAGGGCCTTCTGCCGCCCGGGAATTGACAATGTAATCACCCTCCCTCCTACATATGGAATGTATGAGGTGTCGGCCAACATCAACGATGTTGCTGTAAAGAAAGTTCCTCTAACAGTAAATTACCAGCTAAATCTTGAAGGCATTGCAGAGGCTATAGATCCAAATACAAAAATTATCTTTATCTGCTCGCCCAATAACCCCACGGCGAATTCCCTTTACAGGGAAGATATTGAAACCGTACTTGCGAACTTCCAGGGACTGGTAGTTATCGATGAAGCTTACATCAATTACTCTAAACAAAAAACGTTCATCCAGGAACTCACAGAATACAGCAATCTGGTCATTCTGCAAACACTTTCCAAAGCCTGGGGTCTTGCCGGGCTGAGAATAGGAATGGCTTTTGCAAGCGAAGAAATTATTGGTGTTTTCAACAAGGTGAAACCTCCTTATAATATCAATCAGGCATCTCAGGAACTCGCACTTGATGCTTTAAATAATGTTGAGAAGGTAAACGAGTGGATTCGTGAAACTATTCAACAACGGGAGACGCTTTCGGCCCAACTCATGCTGATGCCATTTGTTGAAAAGATCTATCCTTCGGATGCCAATTTTATATTGGTAAAAACAACAAATGCAAGGGCTATATATGAGTTCCTTGTTCAGCATGGTATTATTGTGCGTGACCGTTCAAAAGTGATCCTGTGCGAAGGATGTCTCCGCATTACCATTGGCACGCCGGAAGAGAATACGATATTATCAGAAACCCTTAAAAAATTTCAGGACTGA
- the hisD gene encoding histidinol dehydrogenase, protein MEETTNSTTQGVNNTIDFKDIYVYSDLTTIDIANLVIRNPDADNSISSSVETIIADVKHRGDQALLELSERFDGVKLTDIKLGKDDIATIASSISEDEKNAIDIAYRNIWKFHESQLHAEGKVETMPGVTCWREVRAIEKVGLYIPGGSAVLPSTFLMLGIPAKIAGCSEIVVCSPPQKGGLINCYLAYVASLLGIEAIYLCGGAQAVAAMAYGSESIPKVDKIFGPGNQYVTRAKTIIQSTSLTAIDMPAGPSEVLVIADETCNPAYVAADLLAQAEHGADSQAVLVATSDVVIKRSIEELKKQIEVLPRKDIAAKAIRNSYVILAKDIEEAMEFSNVYAPEHLILATDHWDKLIPKVNNAGSVFLGNLTPESAGDYASGTNHTLPTSAYARSYSGVSLDSFVKKITFQHLSAEGIRNIGTAVETLAELEGLHAHKNAMTLRKG, encoded by the coding sequence ATGGAAGAAACGACAAATTCGACTACACAGGGTGTTAACAATACCATAGACTTTAAGGATATCTATGTATATAGTGATTTAACGACGATTGATATTGCTAACCTTGTTATAAGAAATCCCGACGCCGATAACAGCATCAGCTCAAGTGTAGAAACAATCATCGCCGATGTAAAACATCGTGGCGATCAGGCGCTGCTTGAGCTTTCAGAACGGTTTGACGGAGTGAAGCTTACAGATATAAAGCTGGGTAAAGATGACATTGCAACCATTGCCTCTTCTATTTCTGAAGATGAAAAAAATGCCATAGACATCGCTTACAGGAATATCTGGAAATTCCACGAAAGTCAGCTGCATGCCGAGGGTAAAGTAGAAACGATGCCTGGGGTAACGTGCTGGAGGGAAGTAAGAGCGATAGAAAAAGTGGGCTTGTATATTCCAGGAGGTTCTGCAGTGCTGCCAAGCACATTCCTTATGCTTGGTATACCAGCTAAGATTGCAGGCTGCAGCGAAATCGTTGTATGTTCACCACCGCAAAAGGGCGGTCTGATCAATTGTTATCTTGCTTACGTAGCATCGTTACTTGGCATCGAAGCGATATATCTGTGCGGCGGCGCGCAGGCTGTTGCCGCAATGGCCTATGGCAGCGAAAGCATTCCGAAAGTCGACAAGATATTCGGACCCGGAAATCAGTATGTAACGAGAGCAAAAACAATCATTCAGTCGACGTCACTTACCGCCATTGACATGCCGGCGGGTCCGTCGGAAGTGCTTGTGATAGCCGACGAAACCTGTAACCCTGCTTACGTTGCTGCCGATCTTTTGGCACAGGCCGAGCATGGCGCTGATTCGCAGGCTGTACTTGTTGCTACATCAGATGTGGTTATAAAACGATCCATTGAAGAATTAAAAAAACAGATTGAGGTATTGCCAAGAAAAGATATAGCAGCAAAAGCTATTCGAAACTCTTACGTCATTTTAGCAAAAGATATTGAGGAAGCAATGGAGTTCAGCAATGTTTACGCTCCTGAGCACCTTATTCTGGCAACTGATCATTGGGATAAACTTATACCGAAAGTAAACAACGCAGGTTCGGTATTTCTAGGTAATCTTACTCCCGAGAGTGCCGGAGATTATGCTTCAGGAACTAATCACACGTTGCCTACAAGCGCTTATGCACGATCATACTCCGGCGTTTCCCTTGACTCATTTGTTAAGAAAATCACCTTTCAGCATCTGTCTGCAGAAGGGATCAGAAACATCGGCACAGCGGTTGAAACGCTTGCTGAGCTGGAAGGCCTTCATGCACATAAAAATGCGATGACCCTGAGAAAGGGCTGA
- the hisG gene encoding ATP phosphoribosyltransferase: MKTLKIAIQKSGRLNEKSVELLKNCGLSFENYKSSLISPVSNFPLEILFLRDDDIPEYVQDGIADLGIVGENVINETEVEVAYLQKLGFGKCSLKLAIPNKGGIEALADLNGKSIATSYPVILRKFLEQNGVAAEIRTISGSVEISPGLGLSDAICDLVSTGGTLKSNGLIPFADVMHSEAVLIGRKGIEEDPLTIELIQRVQSVLRAKETKYVVLNIEQKNLGAIESLLPGIKSPTVVPLAEEGWVAVHTVIPEKDFWSKISQLKAAGAQGIVVMPIEKIIL, from the coding sequence TTGAAAACACTCAAAATCGCTATCCAGAAATCGGGTAGATTAAATGAAAAATCTGTAGAACTTCTTAAGAACTGTGGCTTAAGCTTCGAAAATTATAAAAGCTCCCTTATCTCTCCTGTATCCAATTTCCCTTTAGAAATACTCTTTCTTCGCGATGATGATATACCTGAATATGTTCAGGACGGCATTGCGGACCTCGGTATTGTTGGTGAAAATGTGATCAATGAAACCGAAGTTGAGGTGGCGTACCTTCAAAAGCTGGGATTTGGAAAGTGTTCACTGAAACTTGCTATTCCAAATAAGGGCGGTATTGAAGCATTGGCAGATCTTAACGGCAAATCTATAGCAACGTCCTACCCTGTTATTCTTAGGAAATTCCTGGAACAAAACGGTGTGGCTGCCGAGATAAGAACGATATCGGGATCTGTCGAAATATCTCCGGGACTGGGTTTAAGCGATGCAATATGCGACCTTGTATCTACAGGGGGGACATTAAAGAGCAATGGCCTAATCCCTTTTGCAGATGTAATGCATTCTGAAGCGGTTCTAATCGGCCGTAAGGGAATCGAAGAAGACCCTCTGACAATTGAACTAATACAGCGTGTTCAGTCGGTTCTGAGAGCAAAAGAGACCAAGTATGTGGTTCTTAATATTGAACAGAAAAATCTCGGTGCCATCGAATCCCTGCTTCCCGGAATTAAAAGTCCGACGGTAGTACCGCTGGCAGAAGAAGGCTGGGTAGCTGTACATACAGTTATTCCCGAAAAAGATTTCTGGAGCAAAATCAGCCAGCTCAAAGCTGCAGGTGCGCAAGGCATTGTTGTAATGCCGATAGAGAAGATTATACTTTAG
- a CDS encoding NAD(P)/FAD-dependent oxidoreductase gives MFDAIIIGAGACGLMCAVQAGFLGKKVLILEKNNKPGAKILISGGGRCNYTNLNNSALNFISENAHFCKSAFSQWTVNDTISFFETYGIYGKEKTLGQLFPETNSAKDIVNVFTGLCNDLGQEIRCDADVKLVQLTEDGSFSIAYERNGKSSVVETKRLVVASGGLPVQKMGATDFGLKVARQFGLRIAATAPALVPLTVTGKEADWFANLSGNSIFCRVSNEQISFEENILFTHWGLSGPAILQISSYWHPGEWITIDLLPGQNIAELLEEERRQNGKKLFLTFLSGLYTKKVAESFGKYLPVDKNIASLSKIDIQQAERFIHQFKVKPAGDKGYDRAEVMRGGVATEELSSKTLEAKKVPGLFFGGECVDVTGWLGGYNFQWAWASGYVIANNI, from the coding sequence ATGTTCGATGCGATTATTATTGGTGCCGGCGCCTGTGGCTTAATGTGTGCCGTGCAGGCGGGGTTTTTAGGGAAGAAAGTACTTATTCTCGAAAAGAACAATAAGCCTGGTGCGAAAATCCTGATTTCCGGAGGTGGCAGGTGTAATTATACTAATCTTAATAACTCTGCTCTTAACTTCATTTCTGAAAATGCTCATTTCTGCAAGTCGGCCTTCTCGCAATGGACAGTGAACGACACGATCAGCTTCTTTGAAACTTATGGTATATACGGTAAGGAAAAGACACTCGGGCAGTTATTTCCTGAAACTAACAGTGCAAAAGACATAGTGAATGTATTCACCGGTCTCTGCAATGATCTTGGTCAGGAAATTCGCTGCGACGCCGACGTAAAGCTTGTGCAACTCACCGAAGATGGAAGCTTCTCCATTGCCTACGAGAGAAATGGAAAGAGCTCAGTTGTTGAAACGAAACGTCTCGTCGTAGCAAGTGGGGGGCTGCCTGTTCAGAAGATGGGAGCTACCGACTTCGGATTAAAAGTTGCCCGCCAGTTTGGCTTACGTATCGCAGCAACGGCGCCGGCTCTTGTGCCGCTTACTGTTACAGGTAAAGAAGCCGACTGGTTTGCGAACCTTTCCGGAAATAGCATATTTTGTCGGGTGAGCAATGAACAGATCAGCTTCGAAGAAAATATTTTGTTTACGCACTGGGGCCTAAGCGGACCCGCTATCCTGCAGATCTCTTCTTACTGGCATCCCGGAGAATGGATCACAATCGATCTGTTGCCCGGGCAAAATATTGCAGAGCTTCTGGAGGAAGAACGTCGCCAGAATGGGAAGAAACTTTTTCTGACGTTCCTTTCCGGCTTGTACACAAAGAAGGTCGCAGAATCTTTTGGTAAATACCTTCCGGTCGACAAGAATATAGCCTCTTTAAGCAAAATTGATATTCAGCAGGCAGAACGGTTCATTCATCAGTTTAAAGTGAAGCCTGCCGGAGATAAGGGGTACGACAGGGCAGAAGTAATGAGAGGGGGAGTAGCTACAGAAGAACTTTCTTCTAAGACGCTGGAGGCTAAGAAAGTGCCGGGACTGTTTTTTGGCGGCGAATGTGTTGACGTGACAGGCTGGCTTGGTGGCTATAATTTTCAATGGGCATGGGCTTCAGGTTACGTAATCGCAAATAACATCTGA
- the mnmD gene encoding tRNA (5-methylaminomethyl-2-thiouridine)(34)-methyltransferase MnmD, with the protein MENDLTHNTNHLSVVKTADGSNTLFNTLVGEHYHSKHGALQESRHVFLESGLKFFLEKEKKKEVSVLEVGFGTGLNFLITAQYCTTNQVQLHYTGIEANPLKQELLSETGYNDYIPAELWSCFNALYPASLSEIVSLTDYCKLEVAACELSAFHTIHKYDVLYFDAFAAVHQPEMWTTAALEACTRYLKPGGVFVTYAITGNLKRAMKSLNFSIEKAPGAPGKREMLRAVKNG; encoded by the coding sequence ATGGAAAACGACCTCACTCATAATACGAATCACCTGTCAGTTGTAAAAACAGCCGACGGTTCCAATACGCTGTTCAATACCCTTGTTGGAGAACATTACCATTCTAAACATGGAGCGCTCCAGGAAAGCAGACACGTGTTCCTTGAGTCGGGACTGAAGTTCTTTCTGGAAAAAGAAAAAAAGAAAGAAGTAAGCGTTCTTGAAGTCGGCTTTGGAACGGGACTCAACTTTCTGATTACCGCACAGTACTGCACCACGAATCAGGTGCAATTGCACTATACTGGTATTGAAGCAAACCCGCTAAAACAGGAGCTTCTTTCTGAAACCGGCTACAACGACTACATTCCAGCTGAACTGTGGAGCTGCTTTAACGCTCTTTACCCGGCCTCACTAAGCGAAATTGTTTCATTGACTGATTACTGTAAGCTGGAGGTAGCTGCCTGTGAGCTCTCTGCATTTCATACTATCCACAAGTATGACGTACTGTATTTTGATGCCTTTGCAGCTGTACATCAACCGGAGATGTGGACGACTGCAGCATTGGAGGCCTGCACCCGATACCTGAAACCGGGAGGTGTTTTTGTGACCTATGCCATAACGGGTAATCTTAAGCGAGCAATGAAGTCGCTCAACTTCAGCATTGAAAAAGCCCCTGGAGCTCCGGGAAAACGGGAAATGCTGCGGGCTGTAAAGAACGGGTAA
- a CDS encoding quinone-dependent dihydroorotate dehydrogenase, which produces MYQLIKPVLFRFAPEDIHHFVTGVLKAVNRIPGVAGIQKKAFHVNDPRLEREVFGLKFKNPVGLGAGFDKNAAYVKELSNFGFGFIEIGTVTPLPQPGNDMPRMFRLPKDAGLINRMGFNNQGAEVAAGHLRHLKRDGVIIGGNIGKNKITPNEEAVNDYIKCFDALFDVVDYFVVNVSSPNTPGLRELQEKEPLKNILNALQQRNSKNGISRPVLLKIAPDLTNDQLDDIIEIVRETGIAGIIATNTTIGRDGLVSDRKLTSETGGLSGRPLTRRSTEVIRYLAEKSGHAFPIIGVGGIHSTADAIEKLDAGASLVQIYTGFIYEGPAIVKKINKGLLARR; this is translated from the coding sequence ATGTACCAGCTCATAAAACCTGTTCTTTTCCGCTTTGCTCCTGAAGATATCCATCATTTCGTTACCGGCGTTTTAAAAGCAGTAAACAGAATTCCCGGTGTTGCCGGCATTCAAAAGAAAGCTTTTCATGTAAACGATCCGCGTCTCGAAAGGGAAGTGTTTGGACTGAAGTTTAAGAATCCGGTTGGATTAGGTGCTGGATTCGACAAAAATGCAGCCTACGTTAAAGAGCTGTCTAATTTTGGCTTTGGATTTATTGAAATAGGGACAGTTACTCCATTACCGCAACCCGGTAATGATATGCCCCGTATGTTTCGTCTCCCTAAGGATGCCGGGCTGATTAACCGCATGGGCTTTAACAATCAGGGAGCTGAAGTTGCTGCCGGTCATTTACGACATCTTAAGCGCGACGGAGTTATTATCGGAGGAAACATCGGTAAAAACAAGATTACCCCCAATGAAGAAGCTGTAAACGACTATATAAAATGCTTCGACGCTCTTTTTGACGTGGTCGATTATTTCGTTGTGAACGTAAGTTCCCCAAACACTCCCGGCTTAAGAGAGTTACAGGAGAAGGAGCCCTTGAAAAATATCCTGAATGCATTACAGCAAAGGAATTCAAAGAACGGTATTTCCAGACCGGTGCTACTGAAAATCGCTCCCGATCTTACGAATGATCAATTAGACGATATTATAGAAATTGTGAGGGAGACTGGTATTGCGGGAATTATTGCGACCAATACCACCATTGGGAGAGATGGACTTGTTTCTGACAGAAAATTAACATCGGAGACCGGAGGACTGAGTGGCAGGCCTCTTACCAGGCGATCGACTGAGGTTATAAGATACCTGGCCGAGAAGTCGGGTCATGCTTTTCCGATAATAGGAGTAGGAGGGATTCATTCTACCGCGGATGCCATTGAAAAGCTCGACGCAGGGGCCTCTCTTGTTCAGATCTATACTGGCTTTATATATGAGGGACCTGCGATAGTGAAGAAAATAAACAAGGGTCTATTGGCAAGGAGGTAG
- a CDS encoding spore protein — protein sequence MGVTRLKRKDRRNKTVSRLQVQFLKIGRNIETGSRSKESADSQVVKNNAVLAQIEAQSK from the coding sequence ATGGGAGTTACACGTTTAAAAAGAAAAGACAGAAGAAACAAAACGGTTTCACGCCTGCAAGTCCAGTTCCTTAAAATCGGCAGGAATATTGAAACCGGAAGCCGCTCGAAAGAATCTGCAGATAGCCAGGTTGTAAAGAACAATGCGGTTCTTGCACAGATTGAAGCACAGTCAAAATAA
- a CDS encoding TrmH family RNA methyltransferase yields the protein MLSKSQVSFVNALHHKKHRKEQGLFIAEGIKSITEFLQSDYSVDTIFCIPDATPKLSKFSQKIKLFETGSAELKKISALTTPQDAIALIRIPEKTNIHPESFKNRFTIVLDGVQDPGNLGTIIRTADWFGFGEIICSIDTVEAYNPKVVQATMGSLSRIRVHYTDLETLLGDAPVPVFGAMLDGQSVYEANLGNEGFLVLGNEGKGISEKVTSKIGRRITIPSFGKAESLNVAISAAILCSELRRRL from the coding sequence ATGCTTTCAAAGTCTCAAGTCAGTTTTGTAAATGCATTACATCATAAAAAGCATAGAAAAGAACAAGGTCTTTTCATTGCCGAAGGTATCAAATCAATAACTGAATTTCTTCAATCAGATTATTCAGTCGATACAATTTTTTGTATTCCTGATGCCACACCAAAGTTGAGCAAATTCTCACAGAAAATAAAACTGTTTGAAACAGGCTCTGCTGAGTTAAAAAAAATCAGCGCTTTAACCACCCCCCAGGATGCAATAGCGCTTATCCGGATTCCAGAGAAAACCAATATTCATCCTGAAAGTTTTAAAAACAGGTTTACTATCGTATTGGATGGAGTACAGGACCCCGGCAACCTTGGAACAATTATCCGCACTGCCGACTGGTTTGGATTTGGGGAAATTATCTGTTCGATCGATACTGTTGAAGCTTATAATCCTAAAGTGGTACAGGCCACGATGGGTTCACTATCCCGCATCAGGGTGCATTATACAGATCTGGAAACATTGTTAGGCGATGCACCGGTACCGGTTTTTGGCGCCATGCTCGATGGCCAATCTGTATATGAGGCTAATTTAGGAAATGAAGGCTTTCTGGTACTGGGGAATGAAGGCAAAGGAATATCGGAAAAAGTTACCAGTAAGATTGGTCGAAGGATAACGATTCCTAGCTTTGGCAAGGCTGAATCGTTGAACGTGGCCATCTCGGCAGCCATTTTGTGCTCTGAACTTCGCCGGCGACTCTGA